In Elusimicrobiota bacterium, one DNA window encodes the following:
- a CDS encoding type II secretion system protein: protein MKRAPGFTLIELVLALGLTAILATTLGGVLRGAVGTWRDMRDSSRARQRAQALFNRLGEDLRNSISFPGESFIGTGGELVFKTVVDVAREPGSLETQPQIARVRYHQEFDEVSDLSLPGGPRVVREQKIYTTSIFSDARKTRVEIPATIHFAFAYAGGSVGEVLWEDVWIASDTVPGGVKASLVFQSKKGPLQYESGFRIPTGVFPPWNE from the coding sequence GTGAAGAGAGCCCCGGGGTTCACTCTCATTGAATTGGTATTGGCCCTGGGGCTCACCGCCATTCTGGCCACCACCCTGGGGGGGGTACTGCGGGGCGCGGTTGGAACCTGGCGGGACATGCGGGATTCGTCACGGGCGCGACAACGGGCCCAAGCCCTTTTCAATCGTTTGGGTGAAGATTTACGCAATAGCATTTCATTCCCCGGGGAATCGTTTATTGGAACAGGAGGAGAACTTGTTTTCAAAACGGTGGTGGATGTCGCTCGGGAACCCGGTTCGTTAGAGACCCAACCCCAAATAGCTCGGGTGCGCTATCACCAGGAATTCGATGAAGTTTCCGATCTGTCTTTACCCGGTGGACCACGAGTTGTTCGGGAACAGAAAATATACACCACTTCCATTTTTAGCGACGCACGGAAAACCCGAGTTGAAATCCCTGCGACTATTCATTTCGCCTTTGCCTACGCTGGAGGATCGGTGGGTGAGGTTCTTTGGGAGGACGTGTGGATTGCGTCGGATACGGTTCCCGGTGGGGTTAAGGCCTCCCTTGTATTCCAATCGAAAAAGGGCCCTCTTCAATACGAGTCGGGGTTTCGAATCCCCAC